GAGGCGACCGTCGGCATGCGCGGGATTGAGTCTCTTGAGCCGCGCGGCGTCGGTGACGTGGCGGTCGGCAAGCGTGTCCAGGTCGCGGATGCCGTCGGGCACCGGGATCGCGGTCAGTGCCGGCACCTCCCGGTCCATCGCCGCCATCCAGGTTTCGCGCGTGCCGGCTTCCTTGATCAGGCACGACAGCGCATGCAGCTTGCGTACGTAGGTCTGGGTGATCTGCGGCACCGGCAAGGAATCGGGCGTCGCGTCGCGCGCCTCCTGTCCCGCACGCTTGAGAGCGTTGAATACCCGGTATTCGCCGGCGTTGTAGGCCATCACAGCCAGTCGCCAGTCCCCGGCCAGCATGCCGTGCAGGCTCTTGAGGTAGCGCACCGCAGCGCGGGTGGAATCGGCGGGCGACAGGCGGCCGTCATACCCCGGCCGGATCGGAATCTCGTGATTGCGCGCGGTCACCGCGATGAACTGCCAGAGCCCTGCGGGTCCCGATGGACTGCGGGCAGCGGGGCGATAGCCGCTTTCGACGAAGGGAATCAATGCGTACTCGGTCGGCAGGTGCTGGGCGCGGATCTCCTCGACCACATACGAAAACAGCGGCAGTACGTCGTTTCCGCCGGAGGCCAGCTGGCGTGGGACATGGCCGAACTGTGCGCGCCACCGCTCCGTCGCGGCGTCATTGCAATCGGGCTCCGAGAGCCCTTCGACGAACCGGCGGTAGACCTCCTGGCCATTGCGGGTGACCGGTGGTGTCGGCACTGCTGCGACAGTTGTGGTTGCCGGGACAAGGGCGGGGGCGGGGCCCGGGGTGGCGCCTGCGGCGGGGGTGTCTGCCGCATGCAGGATGGTCGTCGGCGCTACCAGCATCAGCAATGCTGCGGCCAGCCGGGTCATCGGACCCGCCCTCATGCGACGAAGCCGTCCTTCCAGCGCCGCAGCCCGGCGAACACGGCGACGCGGTCCTGCGCGTCGAACCCCCCATGCCGCGCGACCGCCTCGCGGACGGCAGCGGTGTGGGTACGCAGGAAAGGATTGGCGTCGAGTTCGCTCGCAAGAGCGACGGGCAGGGTAGGGCGCGAGGCGCTGCGCATGTCGAGAATCTCCTGTTCGCGGCGCCGGAGCGCTGCGTTGTCCGGGTCCACCGTCCGCGCGAAGGCGGCGTTGGCGCGGCTGTACTCATGGCCGCAGCAGACCAGTGTATCGGGTGGCAGGGCCGCGAGGCGGTCCAGCGAAGCCAGCATCTGGGCCGGCGTACCTTCGAACATACGCCCACAGCCGAGGCTGAACAGGGTGTCCCCGCTGAACAGATGACCGTGCCCGTGAAACGCGATGTGGCTGCGGGTATGCCCGGGGACCTCGATCACTTCGAAGCGCCAGTCGCCCACCGGAACGGTGCTTGCGGCCCCGATCCGCGCGGTGGCGTGGGGAATCCGTGGATCGTCGGGGGCGTACACGGGAAGGCCGGGCCAGCGCGCCAACAGGGCGGGCACGCCGCCGATATGGTCGGCGTGGTGGTGGGTCAGCAGCACGGCCAGCGGCGTCAGGCCCGCATCGGCGGCGCCCAGCACCGGCCCCGCGTCCCCCGGGTCCACGATGACAGCCCGGCCCGAGTCGTCGGCCAGGGTCCAGATGTAGTTGTCGTCGAAGGCGGGCAGCGGCTGCACTCGCATCGTTACGGACTCCGTGATCGGCGTGGCGCGGCGCAGAGGACTGCGGGACAGGGCGGAGCGCCAGCGCGTTCGCGACCCGGGTTGGGCTCGCGTGTCCGCCCGCAGCGCCGGTGAGACCGCGGCGCCGGGGTCGCGCAGGTCCCGGAGCCCTTACAATCGGGACCATGCCCGTGATCACTCCGGCCGGTCAACCCGGCAGCGCCAGCAACTGGTTCGAAACGGCGGCCGGCCGCGCGGTGCTCGACAGCGAACGCGTGCTGGTCAGCGAGGTCCTGGCATCGCACCCGGGCCTGCCCTGGCTGTGGCTCGCGCCGGCGGCCCCGGCGACGTCGGCATCCGGACGCGGGCTGTGCCTGGTCCGCGGCGGCGACACCCTGCGTGGCGCGGTCCGGTGCGGCACGCCGCTGCCGCTGCCCAGCGAAGCGTTCGGCGCCGTGGTGCTGCAGCACGTGATCGGCGGACGCGAGGACGGGCTGGGCCTGCTCGAGGAGGCCGCGCGCGTCCTGTCGCCCGGGGGCCGTCTGTGGCTGCTGGTGCTCAACCCGCTGACCCCGTACCGCTGGCGCTGGCGCGGCACCGGCATCGCCAGCGCCGAGCCCTTGACCTGGAGACGGCGGATGCGTGAAGCGGGCCTCGCGCCGGATGCGGTGTCGAGCGGACTCGGCCCGAGTTGGCGGATCGAGCCGGTGAGCGGGGTCCAGAACGGCCCGGGTCTACGGGCCGCTTATGCCCTGTGCGGGCAGAAACGTCATCTGCCCCTGACACCCACGCGCAGTCTGCGCCCGCTCGCCCTGCCAGCTGGCGCGGCAGCTGGCTGATACCCATATTCCGGAAACAGTGATGAAGTCGATCGAGATCTATACCGATGGCGCATGCCTCGGCAACCCGGGCCCTGGCGGCTGGGGGGCCCTGTTGCGCTACAAGAACATCGAGCGCGAGCTCTCGGGCGGCGAGCCGCTGACCACCAACAACCGCATGGAACTGATGGGCGCGATCGCCGCGCTGGAAGCGCTGAGCGAGCCGTGCGAGATCGTGCTGCACACCGATTCCCAGTACGTGCGCCAGGGCATCACCGAATGGCTGCGCAACTGGGTGCGGCGCGGCTGGAAGACGGCCGGCGGCGGCGCGGTCAAGAACCAGGATCTGTGGCAGCGCCTGCAGATCGCCTGCGAGCGCCACCGGATCGACTGGCAGTGGGTGAAGGGTCACTCGGGGCATCCCGAGAACGAGCGCGTCGACGCGCTCGCCAGCGCCGCCGCGCGCGCCCAGCGCACCGCAGCGGCCTGATGGAGACACCGATGCGCCAGATCGTCCTCGATACCGAAACCACCGGCCTGGAGTGGAAGAAGGGCAACCGCGTCGTCGAGATCGGTTGCGTGGAGCTGGTCGAGCGTCGGCCGACCGGCCGCACCTATCACCAGTACATCAAGCCGGACCGCGATTTCGAGCAGGGCGCGGCCGAGGTGACCGGACTGAGCCTGGAATTCCTGGCCGACAAGCCGGTTTTCGCCGAGATCGCAGACGCCTTCCTCGAGTTCATCGACGGCGCGGAGCTGGTGATCCACAACGCTGCCTTCGACGTGGGCTTCCTCGACAACGAGCTCGCGCTGCTCGGCCCGGCCTACGGCAGCCTGCGGCAGCGGGTGACGGTGGAAGACTCCCTGCTGCTTGCCCGCCAGCGCTATCCGGGCCAGCGCAATTCGCTCGACGCGCTGTGCAAGCGGCTGGGCGTCGACAACGCACACCGCCAGCTGCATGGCGCGCTGCTCGATGCGCAGCTGCTGGCCGAGGTTTATCTGGCCCTGACCGCGGGCCAGCACGAGATCGGCTTCGGCAGCGGGTCCGAGCCCGAGCCCGATACGCACCACGTGGTGCTGGCCCGGCCGATGGGCGCGCGTCCGCCGCTACGTGTTCCGGCCGACGATCTCGCCGCGCACGCGGCGCGGGTCGAGGCGATCCGCAGGAAAGCGGGCGTCAGCCTGTGGGCGCCTGCGCCTGCGCCCGCGGCCGAGACCGAGGCCGCCTGAGGCAAAAGCGCCGGCCCTCAGTGCCGGCGGATCAGGATCACCGTGACGTTGTCGGAACCGCCGCCATCAAGTGCGGCGGCGACCAGTCCGTCCACGCATTCCTGCGCGCTGCACTCGGCGTGCGCCAGGACTCGCGAGATGCCCCGGTCGTCGACCTCCTCGGTGAGGCCGTCGCTGCACAGCAGAAGCTGCGTGCCGGGGTTCAGTTCGCCCGACAGCGTCTCCACGTTGAGCATCTGCGGATCGGTGACCCCCAGGGCCTGGGTGACCACGTTGCGATGGGGGTGGCTGCGCGCCTGATCGACGGTGATCGCACCCTGCGCGATGAGCTCCTGCACGTAGCTGTGATCCTGCGAGAGCTGGGTGAGCTTGCCGTCCCGCCACAGATAGACGCGGCTGTCACCGACCCACGCCACCTCGAAACGATTGCCGGTCACGCGGGCGGCGACCACCGTCGTGCCCATCGGCAGGCTGTCGCCACGCCGGCGCGACGCGCGGATGATCTCCTCGTCGGCGATGCGGATCGCCTGGGACAGGGAAGTGCCCTGGCGGATTTCGCGGACGATGGTCTCGCGCGCGAGCGCACTGGCGACTTCACCATATTCGTGTCCGCCCATGCCGTCGGCGACCAGCCAGAGCGCCAGCTCGCTGTCGCCGTAATAGGTGTCTTCGTTGAGATCCCGGCGCAGACCCGCGTGCGTCAGATGGCCGAACTCGATCATGCGTCGTCCCTGTACGGAAAAAGCTGGTGGAGGTCGCAGCGGCGGTACGGCCCGCCGGAGGCACGGCCGGTGCGACGCGAAAACGGGCGTCGCACGGGGGGGGCGGCCGGAAACGATGACGGCACATCCGATCACGTGACCACGGACTGCCGGCAGCATAGGCCAAGCGCGGCCGATGCGCTGCAGCGTCGCAGCGCTGCGACGCGTCCCGCTGGCCTTTGCCAAGAATCCGGCGCAAATGCCCGCCGATCTGCGCCCGAAACGCAAAACGCCCCTTGCGGGGCGCTGTGCGAATCTTGGCGGAGAGGGGGGGATTCGAACCCCCGAGGCGCTATAAACGCCTGCCTGATTTCGAGTCAGGTACATTCAACCGCTCTGCCACCTCTCCTGCGGTCCCGTGCGCCATGCGGCGTCCGGGGGCGCAATCATACGGGCGCGCCGTGCGGCCGACAAGCGCGGCGTTACACTGGACGGCCTGTCCGTGTCGCGGGTGCCGCCGATGTCCGAAATTTCAGTCCCTGTCTCCTATGGCGAGCTCCTGGACAAGATCTCGATCCTGCAGATCAAGTCCGAGCGGATGGAGGATCCGGTCAAGCTGGCCAACGTCCGCAACGAACTCTCCGCGCTGGAGCAGGCGTGGATGGCCCACCCCGCGGCCGGCCACGACATCGGCCGCCTGCGCGCCGAGCTCAAGGCCGTCAACGAGCGGCTGTGGGACATCGAGGACGCGGTGCGGGTCAAGGAGCGCGCCGGCGAGTTCGACGACGCCTTCGTGCAGCTCGCGCGCAGCGTGTACTTCGAGAACGACGAGCGTGCCCGCATCAAGAAGGCGATCAATCTGGCGCTGGGGTCGGCCTACGTCGAGGAAAAGTCCTATTCCGATTACCGCGGCGGGTCCGCCGCGTCCTGATTGCGCGTGGCCGGGCCCGCGCGACGCGCCTTGTGCTCGATGTATTCGTCCATGCGGCTGAGCAGTCTCCACCACTCGCTGCCGTCCTCGCGGAAGGTGCGCACGGCGCCGGCGCGCACCAGGATGCGGCGCAGCTCGTCGTCCTCGAAGCCGCCCAGGTGCTTGCGCAGCACTTCGAACGAACGGTCGGTGTAACCGCGATGGCCGAGGAAATGTCGGGCGGTGTCCTCGGCGGCGAACTCGGTCTTGTGTTCGGTGCGCAGGCGCTCGAGCTGCTGCGCGTGCAGCTGGCGGTTGAGCAGGAAGCTGACCCCGCCGCCGACGACCGCGCCGACGAGGGTGGCGAGCAGGCCGGCGAGCAGGGGATCCATCAACCCGTCTCCAGTTCAGCGCGCCGGCGTTCGAATGCGGCGATCGCGTCGTCCACCGTGACCAGGGACATCACATCGTCGAACTCGATCTTGGTGCCCCACTTGAGGTCCGCAGCCGGCTTGCCCAGATAGCGGCGCGCGGCATCGTCATAGCGGTCCACGCAGAAGCGGCGGTCCGAATACGGGCCGCTGCGCGCCGGATTGCTGGCCGCGTGCAGCCCCAGCACCTTGGTGCCCATCGCGTTGGCGATATGCATGGGCCCCGAATCCGGCGTGACCAGCAGCTGCGCGCGCGACAGCAAGGCCGGCAGCTGCTTGAGTGTGTCCTTGCCGACCAGATCGAGCGCCTCGTGGCGCATCGCCGCGAGGATCGCATCGGATGTCTGCCGTTCCAGCTCGCTGCGCCCTCCGCACAGCACCACGCGCCAGCCGGCGTCCGCGGCGTGGTCGGCGAGGGCGGCGTAACGATCGGGATACCAGTTGCGGCGCACGTGGCTCGAACACGGGGAGATCATCAGTACCGGGCGGCCATCGTCGGGCCACTGCGCGCGCGCCCAGTCGAACGCGTCCTGCGGAACCGGCATGTCCCAGACCACTTCGTTCTGGCGCAGTCCAAGCGGCTCGCAGAAGCTGCTGAGCGCATCGAGCACGTGGATGCCGGGGCGGTCGGGGATACGCTGGTTGATGAACAGGCCATGCAGATCCTTCGATCGCGCAGCATCGAAGCCGATCCGCTGCCGGGCCGGAATGAAGGCCGACAGCAGGTTCGCCCGCGCCGCGACCTGCATCTGCAGCAGGGCGTCGAACCGGCGCGCAGGCCCGAGGCGGGAGCGCAGCTCGCCGCGCACCGCGCGCATCCCGGCCAGTCCGCTCTTCTTGTCGTAGATCACGAAGTCCACGTCCGGCAGGCCGTCCAGCAGCCGGTGCTCTCCCTTGCCGATCACCCAGGTCAGCGCGACCTGGGGCCAGGCGGCCCGCAAGGTATGGATCAGCGGCAAGACATGGGTCACATCGCCGAGCGCGGACAGACGCAGCAGACAGATCGAGCGCGGCCCCCCGCGCGGCGACTCGACTGCGGCAGAGGGGGCGGAACCGGGCAGGGCAGTCGTCAAGGCTTGGTAGACTCGCTTCTATGAGCAGATTCGATCCCGCCGAGACTCTGACGCCGATTCCGGCCGGCGGCCGCGCGGGCGATCATGCGGGGGAATACGGCGCCATTCTGTTCGACGGCACGCAGCTGCGGCAAGCCGATCCGCGCTGGTTCGATCCTGCGCTGTGGGGCGAGCGGGCGCAGCGGGTCGACGGATCGGGACGCGGCGGCGCGTGGTTCATCGACGCCTCGCACGGCCCCTGTGTGCTGCGCCAGTACCTGCGCGGCGGCCTGGTGGGGCGCTTCAACCGCGAGCAGCACCTGTGGCGCGGGACCGGTCATGTGCGCAGCTTCGTCGAGTTCCGGCTGTTGCGCGAGCTGCTGCGGCGCGGCCTGCCGGTTCCGCAGCCGATCGCCGCGAGCTATCTGAGGCGCGGCCTGGGTTATCGGGCGTGGATCCTGATGGAGCGGCTGGCGGATGTGCGGTCGCTGGCCGATCACATGGCCGATTCGCCTGCTGATGCCCCGCTCGAGCAGACCGGGCGGCTGATCGCCCGGTTCCATCGGGTCGGCCTCGATCATGCCGATCTCAACGCCCACAACATTCTCTTCGACGGCGTCGGCAAGGGCTGGTTGATCGATTTCGACCGCGGGCGCCTGCGGATCCCCGAGACCCGTTGGCGCGAACGCAACCTCGCGAGGCTCAAGCGCTCGCTGCTGAAACTGCGCGGTGCCCGCGAAGTTTCCGCGGTGGAGGCGGATTTCGCGCGCCTGCGCCGGTCCTACGACGCGCTGTGGAGACGGGGCATCTGATGGTCGACCGGGAAGAGTGGGCCCTGCGTTTCCAGGGCGTCGGCAGTGCTTCCGCTGTCGCGTTGGGCTCGCCAATGGCCACGATCGAGCGCGATGGCGCACCGTGGCTGACGATCGACTGTGGCGCCGAAGGGCTGACCGCGTACCTGGGCCACTACGGCGAGGCGCCGCGCGCGCTGTTCGTCACCCACGTGCACCTCGACCATGTAGCAGGCTTCGAACGACTGTTCGTCGACGGATATTTCGATCCCGCGCGTCGCGGCCGCACCCCTGTCTACGTGCCCGCGTCGGTGGTGCCGCTGCTGCACCGGCGGGTCGGCGATTATCCGAACGTGCTGGCCGAAGGCGGCGCCAACTTCTGGGACGCATTCCGGCTGATCCCGGTCGGGGAGGCGTTCTGGCACGACGGCGTCCGCCTGGAGGTGTTCCCGGTGCGCCACCACTGGCCCGAGACCGCCTACGGCCTGCGCCTGCCGGGAAGCCTGACCTGGAGCGGCGATACACGCCCGATCCCGGAAATGCTTGCGCGTTTCGCCGATCGCAGCGAACTCATCGCGCACGACTGCGGCCTGCTCGGCAATCCCTCGCACAGCGGCATCGACGACCTCGAGCGCGAGTACGCGCCGGAGCTGCTCGCGCGCTGCGTGCTCTATCACTATGCGTCGGCGGCCGATGGCGAGGCGCTGGAGGCGCGCGGCCATCGCATCGCCCGGCCCGGCGCGCGTTTCGCGCTGTCTGCACCGCTGGTGCCGCAGCATCCGGCCCGATGAGCGCGCTCCCCCATCTGCCGCAGGCGCCACTCGATCGCCTGGGTCGGCCGCTCCACGATCTGCGCCTGTCGGTCATCGAAGCCTGCAACTTCCGCTGCGGCTACTGCATGCCGGCCGATCGCGTGCCCGACGACTACGGCTACGACCGCGCCGCTCGCCTGTCCTTCGACGAGATCGAAACGCTGGTGCGCGGCTTCGCCCGTCTCGGCATGCACAAGCTGCGCCTGACCGGCGGCGAGCCGCTGCTGCGAAAAGGGCTGCCGACGCTCGTCGAGCGCCTGGCGAAAATCCCGGGCATCGAGGATCTGGCGATGACCACCAACGCATCGCTGCTCGCGCGGCATGCGCAGGCGCTGCGGGATGCCGGTCTGCAGCGCCTGACGATCAGTCTCGATGCGCTCGATCCGGCGCTGTTCCGCGAACTGTCGGGCCGGCGCGGCGAGATCGACGACGTGCTCGATGGCGTCGCCGCCGCCGAGCGGGCCGGATTCGGCTCGATCAAGTTCAACTGCGTCGTGCAGCGCGGCGTCAACGACCACGAGGTCGAGCGCATGGCGGAGCACTTCCGCAACAGCGGTCACGTGCTGCGCTTCATCGAATACATGGATGTCGGTACCTGCAACGGCTGGGACCGTGCGCGGGTGGTGCCGTCGCGCGAACTGCATGCACGTATCCACGCGAGGTGGCCGCTGCGCGCACTGGACGCGAACTATCGCGGCGAAGTGGCGCAGCGCCACGCCTATGCCGACGGCGCTGGCGAGATCGGCTTCATCAGTTCGGTGACCGCGCCGTTCTGCGGCGATTGCCAGCGCGCCCGCGTATCCGCCGACGGCAGCCTGTATACCTGCCTGTTCTCGGGCGACGGGCAACCGATGCGCGGTTGGCTGGCCGAGGGCGAGGGCGCCTTCGCAGCGCGGCTGTCGGAGGCGTGGTCGCGTCGCACGGATCGTTACAGCGAGTTGCGCGGCAGCGCGCGCGGGTCGCGCAAGCCGGTCGAGATGTTTCTGGTCGGGGGCTGAGCCCGGCGCGCCGCCACGTGTCTCCCACGCAGCCTTGCTTCACCCTCGGCGCGCTACTCCGCCGAAAGAAAGCCCGATCGCCGAAGCTTTGCGCGGGACGGCGCTCTGGCTGACGGCCTCGCCGGAAGCGCACTGTCGGCAGGGCTTGTTGCAGCGTCCGGCGTGTCCCCGGGCGGGCGCGGTGTGTGCGCCGCGTCGCAGCCGGCGTCGTCTACGTCCTTCCGCAGCCACGCATGCTGGCAGTGTTGCGCGCGCCTGATGAAGCGGTTCGTGGCGGGATCTCCAGGGGGCGTCTGCTGTCGCGCCTTGGCGCATCAAGGGACGGCCGACAGCGGGGCCGGTACCATCTGGGCCTCCGCATTCGAGGCGCAGGCGCATGGCCCGCAGCACAACACCAGCGCGCACCGCGCTCACCCACATCGATGCCGAAGGACGCCCGACGATGGTCGACGTGTCCGGCAAGGCCACCACGGCGCGCGCCGCGAGCGCCGAGTGCCGGGTGCGGTTTCCGGCGGACATCGCCGCGCAGCTGCACGCCAATGGTCTGCGCAGCGCCAAGGGCGGCATCGTCGATACCGCGATCATCGCCGGCACGATGGCGGTCAAGCGCACCCACGAGCTGATTCCGTTCTGTCATCCGCTGCCGATCGATGGCGTGCGCATCGCGATCGACTGGCATGGCGAACGCGAATTGCGCATCGAATGCACCGTCAGGACGACGCATCGCACCGGCGTGGAGATGGAGGCGCTGACCGGCGCCACGATCGCCGCGCTGACGATCTACGACATGTGCAAGGCGCTTTCGCACGCGATCGTGCTCGGCCCGGCGAAGCTGGTGGGTAAACGCGGCGGCAAGCGCGATGTGGGCACGGTAGCGGGAGAGACGCGATGACCGAGGTACGCCTGCTGTACTTCGCCAGCCTGCGCGACGCCGCCGGACAGGGCGAGGAAGCCTGGTCCACCGACGCGCCCGACCTGCGTGCGCTCTATGCCGAACTGCAGGCGCGTCACGGCTTTCCGCTGTCGGTCGAACAGCTGCGCGTGGCGGTCGACGGCACCTTCGCGCGCTGGAGCGACGCGGTGCGTAGCGGCAGCGAGATCGCCTTCATTCCCCCGGTCAGCGGAGGCTGAAATGGACGAGCGTGATTTCTGGCTGGCTGATGCGCCGGTCGACCTGGCACTCCTGCGTCGTCGCGTGGAACACGAACGCGCGGGCGCGTTCGCAAGCTTCGAGGGCTGGGTACGCAACCACAACGAGGGCCGGCCCGTGCTGGGCCTGCGTTACGAGTCCTATGTCGCGCTGGCGCAAGCAGAGGGCGCGAAAGTCGTGGCCGAGGCCCGCGAGCGTTTCGCGCTGTGCGCTGCGGTGTGCGTGCACCGGATCGGCGATCTGGCGATCGGCGACATGGCGGTGTGGGTCGGCGTGAGCGCGCCGCACCGTGGCGCCGCCTTCGATGCCTGCCGCTACATCATCGACGAGATCAAGGATCGCGTGCCGATCTGGAAGCACGAGCGCTATGCCGATGGCGACGCGGGCTGGCTGCATCCCGAGCCGGTGCGGGGCGATCGGGCATGACGCGCGGCGCGCTGTTGGCCTTCGTGCTCGCCGCGCTGACGACGGGCGCGCAGGCGCAGCCCAGCCTGCTGGTGGGCAACAAATCCGCAGACACGGTCTGGGCCCTGGACCGGGCAAGCGGTGCGCGCATTGCCGAATACGCAACAGGGCCCGCGCCGCACGAGATCGCGGTGTCTGCCGATGGTCGATCCGCCGTGGTGACGACTTACGGCCACAAGAGCGCAAGCCACAGTCTGGCGGTGATCGATCTCGTCAGCGGCAGCACACGCACCATCGATCTCGGTGCTCACGGGCGCCCGCACGGGCTGCAATTGCTCGCCGACGGCACCGCGCTGGTCACCACCGAGGCCAGCGGGGCGCTGCTGCGCGTGGATGTAGGGCAGGGTGAGGTGATCGGTGTCGCCGATGTCGGCGAAGGCCTGGGCCACATGGTCGCGGTCTCCCGCGATGGCGCAGCGGCCTACGTCAGCAAGATCCGTGCGGGCACGGTGGTGCGGTTGGACCTGGCATCGATGCGCGCGACCACGGAGCGACGCGCGGGCGCCGGCGCCGAGGGCATCGCCGTGGCGCCCGATGGGCGCGTGTGGGTGACCAACCGCGCGGACGACACGGTGACCGTGCACCATCCCGACTCGCTGGAGTTGCTCGCCACGCTGCCGAGCAGTGGCTTCCCGATCCGCGTCGTGTTCACGCCGGATGGCCGCCATGCACTGGTCACCAATGCGACTGCGGCGACGTTGTCGGTGTTCGATGCCGCGACGCATGCCGCGGTGGCGACGGTCGCGCTCGCGCCACCGGACGCGGCGCTGCAGGACACCTTGCTCGGCAGCGGGCCTTTGCCGATCGGGGCGGTCGTCGATCCGCTGCAGCCGCGCGCCTATGTCGCGATCAGCGGCGCGGACCGGATTGCCGTCATCGATACCCGCGACTGGCGCGTACTCGCGTACTGGACGACAGGGCGCGAGCCGGATGCCCTGGCCGTCGTGCCCGGAGAGTCTCCGCGTGATCCGTGAGTTCGCGCTCTTCGCTGCGACGGTGCTGCTGACGGCGTGCGCGTCCTCGCCGCCGCCAGCGGTACTGCCGTCGCCCGCTCCACAGGGCGCTGTCGGTGCGTCGCTGATCCAGCCGGCCAGCGGGAGCCGGCGCATGGACCTCGCGCGCAATCGGCGCTTCATCCATCCCAACCTCGAGACGTCGACCTTGCCGGCTTATCCGGCGGACTTGCTGGCGTTGCGACTCGCGCCGGTGGTGGTCTGCGTCGATGCGGTGATCGATGTCGCCGGAATGGTGTCCGCCGCGAAGGTGCGCAGGGATGACGACTGCGCGCCGCCGGTCGGTCTCGATACCGCCGCCTTCGAAGCCTCGGCGCTGCAGGCGGTGCGCAGCTGGAGCTACGCGCCGGCGCTGTTATGCGAGGCGCCGCCGGACTTCGACGGCGACGACGCCTGTCAGGCGGACGACGCGGTGGAGACGCCAACCGCGGTGCGCCTGTCCTATGCGTTCCGCTTCAGCCAGCAGGCGGGTGCGCCGCAGGTGGAGCGAGTGGGCGGGCGATGAGTCGCGGCCGATAGGCGCCGCGCCGCGGGCCTGCTAAACTCCGCGTCCCGCTGAACCGGTGGGGTCGGGCCGATGCCCGACGTGTGTCTCCATGGTGGCCCCGTCGGCCCCTCGCGACGCTAGATCGAAAATCCCGCCAGGGCCGGAAGGCAGCAACGGTATCGGTCGATGCGGGTGCCGAGGTCAGTCGGCGGGGCCATCACCTTGTCTGCAGCCGTACTGCCATCGCATGCCTGTGTCCGCAAGGGCGCGCGTGGCAGACGTCCCTGTGCACCCGGGAATCGGCGCCCGGCGACGCGTGCCGCAGATCAACATGCTTCGGGCGCCGGGTGAAACCGATCCTGCAGGCGGTTCGCCCGTTCCGGCACAGTTGGGCACCACCTGTCACCGGGCCAACATCTGCCAGCTGCTGCGCTGCGCGCCCGACGGGTACCCCGCTGCTCGGTTGGGCGCAGGCCCGATTTCCG
The genomic region above belongs to Luteimonas chenhongjianii and contains:
- a CDS encoding lytic transglycosylase domain-containing protein, with amino-acid sequence MRAGPMTRLAAALLMLVAPTTILHAADTPAAGATPGPAPALVPATTTVAAVPTPPVTRNGQEVYRRFVEGLSEPDCNDAATERWRAQFGHVPRQLASGGNDVLPLFSYVVEEIRAQHLPTEYALIPFVESGYRPAARSPSGPAGLWQFIAVTARNHEIPIRPGYDGRLSPADSTRAAVRYLKSLHGMLAGDWRLAVMAYNAGEYRVFNALKRAGQEARDATPDSLPVPQITQTYVRKLHALSCLIKEAGTRETWMAAMDREVPALTAIPVPDGIRDLDTLADRHVTDAARLKRLNPAHADGRLARIGQPVSLLVPQSAAAPPVFMAEAPPDIDMPAADAAPDTASQAQRVHTVAAGESPWSIAKRYGLSTQQLLGRNALTARSVLRPGMLLQIDAR
- the gloB gene encoding hydroxyacylglutathione hydrolase; its protein translation is MRVQPLPAFDDNYIWTLADDSGRAVIVDPGDAGPVLGAADAGLTPLAVLLTHHHADHIGGVPALLARWPGLPVYAPDDPRIPHATARIGAASTVPVGDWRFEVIEVPGHTRSHIAFHGHGHLFSGDTLFSLGCGRMFEGTPAQMLASLDRLAALPPDTLVCCGHEYSRANAAFARTVDPDNAALRRREQEILDMRSASRPTLPVALASELDANPFLRTHTAAVREAVARHGGFDAQDRVAVFAGLRRWKDGFVA
- a CDS encoding methyltransferase domain-containing protein, with the protein product MPVITPAGQPGSASNWFETAAGRAVLDSERVLVSEVLASHPGLPWLWLAPAAPATSASGRGLCLVRGGDTLRGAVRCGTPLPLPSEAFGAVVLQHVIGGREDGLGLLEEAARVLSPGGRLWLLVLNPLTPYRWRWRGTGIASAEPLTWRRRMREAGLAPDAVSSGLGPSWRIEPVSGVQNGPGLRAAYALCGQKRHLPLTPTRSLRPLALPAGAAAG
- the rnhA gene encoding ribonuclease HI, which produces MKSIEIYTDGACLGNPGPGGWGALLRYKNIERELSGGEPLTTNNRMELMGAIAALEALSEPCEIVLHTDSQYVRQGITEWLRNWVRRGWKTAGGGAVKNQDLWQRLQIACERHRIDWQWVKGHSGHPENERVDALASAAARAQRTAAA
- the dnaQ gene encoding DNA polymerase III subunit epsilon, which translates into the protein MRQIVLDTETTGLEWKKGNRVVEIGCVELVERRPTGRTYHQYIKPDRDFEQGAAEVTGLSLEFLADKPVFAEIADAFLEFIDGAELVIHNAAFDVGFLDNELALLGPAYGSLRQRVTVEDSLLLARQRYPGQRNSLDALCKRLGVDNAHRQLHGALLDAQLLAEVYLALTAGQHEIGFGSGSEPEPDTHHVVLARPMGARPPLRVPADDLAAHAARVEAIRRKAGVSLWAPAPAPAAETEAA
- a CDS encoding PP2C family protein-serine/threonine phosphatase — encoded protein: MIEFGHLTHAGLRRDLNEDTYYGDSELALWLVADGMGGHEYGEVASALARETIVREIRQGTSLSQAIRIADEEIIRASRRRGDSLPMGTTVVAARVTGNRFEVAWVGDSRVYLWRDGKLTQLSQDHSYVQELIAQGAITVDQARSHPHRNVVTQALGVTDPQMLNVETLSGELNPGTQLLLCSDGLTEEVDDRGISRVLAHAECSAQECVDGLVAAALDGGGSDNVTVILIRRH
- a CDS encoding DUF6165 family protein, with product MSEISVPVSYGELLDKISILQIKSERMEDPVKLANVRNELSALEQAWMAHPAAGHDIGRLRAELKAVNERLWDIEDAVRVKERAGEFDDAFVQLARSVYFENDERARIKKAINLALGSAYVEEKSYSDYRGGSAAS
- a CDS encoding glycosyltransferase family 9 protein, which produces MPGSAPSAAVESPRGGPRSICLLRLSALGDVTHVLPLIHTLRAAWPQVALTWVIGKGEHRLLDGLPDVDFVIYDKKSGLAGMRAVRGELRSRLGPARRFDALLQMQVAARANLLSAFIPARQRIGFDAARSKDLHGLFINQRIPDRPGIHVLDALSSFCEPLGLRQNEVVWDMPVPQDAFDWARAQWPDDGRPVLMISPCSSHVRRNWYPDRYAALADHAADAGWRVVLCGGRSELERQTSDAILAAMRHEALDLVGKDTLKQLPALLSRAQLLVTPDSGPMHIANAMGTKVLGLHAASNPARSGPYSDRRFCVDRYDDAARRYLGKPAADLKWGTKIEFDDVMSLVTVDDAIAAFERRRAELETG
- a CDS encoding 3-deoxy-D-manno-octulosonic acid kinase, which gives rise to MSRFDPAETLTPIPAGGRAGDHAGEYGAILFDGTQLRQADPRWFDPALWGERAQRVDGSGRGGAWFIDASHGPCVLRQYLRGGLVGRFNREQHLWRGTGHVRSFVEFRLLRELLRRGLPVPQPIAASYLRRGLGYRAWILMERLADVRSLADHMADSPADAPLEQTGRLIARFHRVGLDHADLNAHNILFDGVGKGWLIDFDRGRLRIPETRWRERNLARLKRSLLKLRGAREVSAVEADFARLRRSYDALWRRGI